The following nucleotide sequence is from Thermococcus sp..
CGAGAGCTGCTCCACACGCTTCTACATGAGGGAATGGGGCTGGGACGAGCTGAGGATGGGCGGCCAGGTTGGGATAATGGCCAACCTCCTCGGCGGCGTTTACAACGTCCCGGTAATAGCCCACGTCCCCCAGGTTTCGAGGCTTCAGGCGGGACTCTTCAAGGACGGCCCGATTTACGTGCCGAAGGCCGAGAACGGAAAGCTCGAGCTGGTACACCCGAAGGAGTTCCAGGCCGACGAGGAGAACTGCATCCACTACATCTACGAGTTCCCCCGCGGGTTCAGGGTCTTTGACTTCGAGGCGCCGAGGGAGAACCGGTTCATCGGCGCGGCCGACGACTATAATCCTAACGTCTACATAAGGCCCGAGTTCAGGGAGCACTTCGAGGAGATAGCCGGAAGGGCGAGGCTGGCAATAATCAGCGGTCTCCAGACCCTGACGAGGAAGAACTACCGTGAGCCTTTTGAAGAGATGGTGCGTCACCTCGAAATCCTGAACGCAAGGGACGTTCCGGTTCATCTTGAATTTGCGTTCACGCAGGACGAGATCGTAAGAAGGTCCCTGATTGACGTCTTGGGTCAGTTCCACAGCGTCGGTCTCAACGAGGTTGAGCTGGCATCGATAATGGAGGTCATGGGTGAGAAGGGCCTCGCCGAGAAGCTCCTCGCCGACGACCCTGTGGACCCAATTGCGGTCACAGGGGCCATGCTAAGGCTCGCCGAGAGAACCAGTGTGAGAAGGATACACTTCCACACCTACGGTTACTACCTCGCTTTGACGGATTACAAGGGGGATTTCGTTCGCGATGCGCTTCTCTTCGCGGCCCTAGCAGCGGCTGCCAAGGCAAAGCTCGGCGACGTCCGCTCGATAGATGCCGTGGTCAAGGCCATGGATGTCCCGGTGAATGAGAGGGCAAAAACCGTGGAGGAGCGACTTGCCGGGGAGTACGGCATGAAGAACGGCATCGCCGACATCAATGGCTACCAGCTCTCCTTCGCCCCGACGAAGGTAGTAACAAGGCCCAAGAGCACCGTCGGAATCGGTGACACCATATCAAGTTCGGCCTTCGTGGGCGAGTTCGCCCTCCACTGAGCTTTCTTTTTGCACCAAAGTTAAAAATGGATGCAACGAATTACGGACAGGAATCGAAAGGTGGTTAACATGAAGACGCTCGTTCTTGCCGGTGGAAAGGGAACCCGGCTCTGGCCGCTGAGCAGGGAGCTGATGCCAAAGCAGTTCGTCCGCTTCATTGATGGGGAGTCGCTCTTTCAGAAAACAGTTCGGAGGGCACTTCTCTTCTCCGAGCCGGAGGAGATTTTTATAGTCACCAACAGGAATTACAAGTTCCGCGTCTTCGACGATCTTGGAGGGCTGGGCGTTGAGCTTCCAGAGGAGAACGTTCTGCTGGAGCCCATCGGCAGGAACACCCTTCCCGCTATATTCTGGGGAATAAAAACGATTCAGGAGCGGTTTGGGGACTCCATCGTCGCGGTTCTGCCGAGCGACCACCTCATCGAGGCGAACGACGACTACGTTGACGCATTCAAACGGGCGAGAATCCTAGCCGGGAACTACCTCGTAACCTTTGGAATAAAACCTATGAGGCCCCACACCGGCTACGGTTACATAAAGCCGGGCGAGGCCTTGGGGGAGGATGACGAACTCCTCGGCCACTTGGTTGAGGAGTTCAAAGAGAAACCAGACTTTGAAACTGCTAAAAGATACGTTGAGGAGGGTTACTACTGGAACAGCGGGATGTTCGCCTTCTCAAGCTCGCTCTTCATAGGGGAGGTTAGGAAGCACGCACCCGAGCTCTATACCGCCTTCGAGGACGCGGATACGGTGGAGGATGCGTATATCAACGCCCCGGAGGTCTCAATAGACTACGGCGTCATGGAGAAGACAAATAAAGCCGCAGTCGTTCCGCTCAACGTTTACTGGAATGACCTGGGAAGCTTTGATGCCATCTATGACGTCCTTGGTAAAGACGAGAGCGGCAACGCGATTCGTATGAGTGGCAAAAACGCCTACCACATAGGGATCAATTCGAGAAACAACCTCATAATGGCTGAGAGGCTCACCGTGACTGTTGGGGTGGAAGGCCTGATTATAATCGACACCGATGATGCTCTGCTGATAGCCCACAGAGGAGAGAGTCAGAGGGTCAAGGAGGTCTACAGGCTTCTCAAAGAAAGGAACGATGAGCGTGTTATGGTCCACCGTACCGCTTACCGGCCCTGGGGCAGCTACACCGTCCTTGAGGAGAACGACCGCTATAAGATAAAGCGCCTCACCGTCCTTCCAGGTAAGAAGCTCTCCCTCCAGATGCACTACCACAGGAGCGAGCACTGGGTCGTGGTGAGGGGAACGGCCAGGGTAACCGTCGGCGATAAGGAAGTACTCCTACGACCGGGGGAGAGCACCTTCATCCCCGCGGGGGTTAAACACCGTCTTGAGAACCCAGGGCGGGTGGTCCTTGAGGTCATAGAAACCCAGATAGGCGAGTACCTTGGTGAGGACGATATAACCCGCTTTGATGATGATTTTGGAAGGTATGACAAGGAGTAGCGGTTAA
It contains:
- a CDS encoding ADP-specific glucokinase, whose amino-acid sequence is MSWDALYSSAFDRVRKNLGKIGGILLAYNTNIDAIKYLDGNDLERRVETVGEDEVLHYAGELPRMVENVGQLLGSILWSIKHGKAAELFVESCSTRFYMREWGWDELRMGGQVGIMANLLGGVYNVPVIAHVPQVSRLQAGLFKDGPIYVPKAENGKLELVHPKEFQADEENCIHYIYEFPRGFRVFDFEAPRENRFIGAADDYNPNVYIRPEFREHFEEIAGRARLAIISGLQTLTRKNYREPFEEMVRHLEILNARDVPVHLEFAFTQDEIVRRSLIDVLGQFHSVGLNEVELASIMEVMGEKGLAEKLLADDPVDPIAVTGAMLRLAERTSVRRIHFHTYGYYLALTDYKGDFVRDALLFAALAAAAKAKLGDVRSIDAVVKAMDVPVNERAKTVEERLAGEYGMKNGIADINGYQLSFAPTKVVTRPKSTVGIGDTISSSAFVGEFALH
- a CDS encoding mannose-1-phosphate guanylyltransferase/mannose-6-phosphate isomerase is translated as MKTLVLAGGKGTRLWPLSRELMPKQFVRFIDGESLFQKTVRRALLFSEPEEIFIVTNRNYKFRVFDDLGGLGVELPEENVLLEPIGRNTLPAIFWGIKTIQERFGDSIVAVLPSDHLIEANDDYVDAFKRARILAGNYLVTFGIKPMRPHTGYGYIKPGEALGEDDELLGHLVEEFKEKPDFETAKRYVEEGYYWNSGMFAFSSSLFIGEVRKHAPELYTAFEDADTVEDAYINAPEVSIDYGVMEKTNKAAVVPLNVYWNDLGSFDAIYDVLGKDESGNAIRMSGKNAYHIGINSRNNLIMAERLTVTVGVEGLIIIDTDDALLIAHRGESQRVKEVYRLLKERNDERVMVHRTAYRPWGSYTVLEENDRYKIKRLTVLPGKKLSLQMHYHRSEHWVVVRGTARVTVGDKEVLLRPGESTFIPAGVKHRLENPGRVVLEVIETQIGEYLGEDDITRFDDDFGRYDKE